One genomic region from Listeria monocytogenes encodes:
- a CDS encoding DUF2584 domain-containing protein produces MGMPLEVNTMIVTKGKEKRISDNFFELEKLGYRIYPIDVPIAVRKTKEGETLGEAIPRKLVWENNKTIIKYELIALNSSN; encoded by the coding sequence TTGGGTATGCCACTAGAGGTAAACACAATGATTGTAACAAAAGGAAAAGAAAAGCGAATTTCTGATAATTTCTTTGAACTGGAAAAATTAGGTTATCGTATTTATCCAATTGATGTGCCAATCGCAGTACGTAAAACAAAAGAAGGCGAAACACTTGGAGAAGCGATCCCTCGTAAACTCGTTTGGGAAAATAATAAAACTATCATTAAATATGAATTAATCGCATTAAATTCAAGTAATTAA
- the ytkD gene encoding RNA deprotection pyrophosphohydrolase: MFIYIDTLGNKVTIYFEAQENNPDDVLIIPKTKDGWLFTEHKIRGLEFPGGKGEPGETNLDAAKRELMEETGAISAELHFVADYLVESEERTFTKRVYAAHVISIESLDDYLETKGPVIIQGELSQFILQPAFSFFMRDAGMVQIVQQAERILNDKN, translated from the coding sequence TTGTTTATTTATATTGATACACTTGGAAACAAAGTTACAATCTATTTTGAAGCACAGGAAAATAATCCGGACGATGTGCTCATTATACCTAAAACAAAGGATGGTTGGCTTTTTACCGAACATAAAATCCGTGGACTTGAATTTCCTGGGGGAAAAGGCGAACCAGGAGAAACAAATTTAGACGCAGCGAAACGCGAGCTCATGGAAGAGACGGGGGCGATTAGTGCGGAACTTCATTTTGTAGCCGATTATTTAGTCGAATCAGAGGAACGAACGTTTACTAAACGAGTTTATGCGGCGCATGTTATTTCCATCGAATCACTAGATGATTACCTTGAAACGAAAGGGCCTGTCATCATTCAAGGGGAGTTAAGCCAATTCATTTTACAACCGGCTTTTAGCTTTTTTATGCGAGATGCGGGAATGGTTCAAATTGTGCAACAAGCCGAGCGCATTTTAAATGATAAAAACTAG
- the yidD gene encoding membrane protein insertion efficiency factor YidD translates to MKKILIGGIRLYQKYISRFTPATCRFYPTCSAYGIEAIQTHGALKGSYLAIRRISKCHPFHKGGLDFVPPKKDKNADSEHSCKVHHHH, encoded by the coding sequence ATGAAAAAAATTCTTATCGGAGGAATCCGACTTTATCAAAAATATATTTCGCGGTTCACCCCGGCTACTTGTCGCTTTTACCCGACTTGTTCTGCTTACGGGATTGAAGCGATACAGACACACGGTGCCCTAAAAGGAAGTTACCTTGCAATTAGACGTATTTCTAAATGCCACCCGTTTCATAAAGGTGGGCTGGATTTTGTGCCACCTAAAAAAGATAAAAACGCTGATTCCGAGCATTCTTGTAAAGTCCATCACCATCATTAA
- a CDS encoding metal ABC transporter substrate-binding protein: MRKKYLIALTVLFSALLILTGCSDESDTKATKSDQLTVYTTVYPLQYLTEQIGGEYVDVHSIYPPGSDAHSFEPTQKDMMKIADSDLFFYIGLGMEGFVDKAEKTLANEHVSFVPTAEKLDLPKDPDAAEEHDLESEEEHEHGDINPHVWLNPVYMEQMATVVKDKLIKEMPDQKETFEKNYQAVEEKLKKLDQDFRTVTKEAKQKDFVTAHAAYSYWETEYGLHQIPIAGVSTSDEPSQKKLKSIVEKIEAEKIPYIMLEQNTNSKIADVIQQETNTKTLTLHNLETLTQKDIDQKRDYLSIMNDNLKALKEGLNY, translated from the coding sequence TTGAGAAAAAAGTATCTTATTGCTTTAACTGTACTATTTTCGGCATTACTCATACTTACTGGCTGTTCAGATGAGAGCGATACAAAAGCGACAAAGAGTGATCAATTAACTGTTTATACAACTGTTTACCCTTTGCAGTATTTAACAGAACAAATCGGCGGTGAGTATGTAGATGTTCATAGCATTTACCCACCAGGTTCTGATGCCCATAGCTTCGAACCAACTCAAAAAGATATGATGAAAATTGCCGATAGTGATTTATTCTTCTATATCGGACTTGGTATGGAGGGATTTGTAGATAAAGCGGAAAAAACACTCGCGAATGAACATGTCTCTTTCGTCCCTACCGCTGAAAAATTAGACTTGCCAAAAGATCCAGATGCCGCAGAAGAACATGACCTCGAAAGCGAAGAAGAACACGAACATGGCGACATTAACCCCCACGTATGGTTAAATCCTGTATACATGGAACAAATGGCAACAGTTGTAAAAGATAAATTAATCAAAGAAATGCCCGATCAAAAAGAAACTTTCGAAAAAAATTACCAGGCTGTCGAAGAAAAATTGAAAAAGCTAGATCAAGATTTCCGCACAGTTACAAAGGAAGCAAAACAAAAAGACTTCGTGACAGCACATGCAGCCTATAGCTACTGGGAAACAGAATATGGTCTGCACCAAATTCCTATTGCTGGTGTATCAACAAGTGATGAACCTTCTCAAAAGAAATTAAAATCTATCGTTGAAAAAATCGAAGCAGAAAAAATCCCATATATTATGTTAGAACAAAACACTAACTCAAAAATAGCAGATGTTATTCAACAAGAAACAAATACAAAAACACTGACACTCCACAATTTAGAAACACTTACGCAAAAAGACATAGACCAAAAGCGTGATTATCTTTCCATAATGAACGATAATTTAAAAGCATTAAAAGAAGGTCTTAATTATTAA
- a CDS encoding o-succinylbenzoate--CoA ligase: MDMTNWLQKRVRLSPKETALVFEGKEETFEEISEAVERLAGKLFALGIRKDEMIALLGKNDRMTFLLIHALQQLGAVTLFLNNRLTKKEIAYQLANAEVKQVIVADTFEDKVGAGISYSELAETDYKEPELLETWDLSRTASIMYTSGTTGKPKGVIQTYENHWWSAVASVLNLGLTEKDSWLCAVPIFHISGLSIMMRSVIYGIPVYLEEHFDEEKITQLLESGKVSTISVVTSMLERLLKIHGGSYHPNVRTILLGGGPASKTVLEICKQRDIPLVQSFGMTETASQIVTLPPKDALNKIGSSGKALFPAEVKIADDGEILLKGPSITPGYLHNKKATEASFVDGWFKTGDIGYLDEEGFLFVLERRSDLIISGGENIYPTEIEHVISEYEGVKEVAVVGKTDDKWGSVPVAFIVVAETFDEDELRRICQTNLASYKIPKQITIVENLPKTASGKIQRNKLKERHSK, translated from the coding sequence ATGGACATGACAAACTGGCTTCAAAAACGAGTGCGGCTTTCTCCTAAAGAGACCGCACTCGTTTTTGAAGGAAAAGAAGAAACATTTGAAGAAATAAGTGAAGCAGTAGAGCGACTTGCGGGTAAATTATTCGCATTAGGCATTAGAAAAGACGAGATGATTGCATTGCTTGGAAAGAATGATCGGATGACGTTTTTGCTCATTCATGCGCTGCAACAACTCGGTGCGGTCACTTTATTTCTGAATAATCGTTTGACGAAAAAAGAGATAGCATATCAACTTGCGAACGCTGAAGTAAAACAAGTGATTGTGGCGGATACTTTTGAAGATAAGGTAGGGGCTGGAATAAGTTATTCTGAATTAGCGGAAACAGATTATAAAGAGCCAGAATTACTTGAAACTTGGGATTTATCACGCACAGCTTCCATTATGTATACGTCAGGGACCACGGGTAAGCCAAAAGGTGTCATACAGACTTATGAGAATCACTGGTGGAGCGCAGTTGCCTCTGTGCTAAATTTAGGTTTAACAGAGAAAGATAGCTGGCTCTGTGCTGTTCCGATTTTCCATATTAGCGGCTTATCGATTATGATGCGTTCGGTGATTTACGGAATTCCCGTATATTTGGAAGAGCATTTCGATGAAGAAAAAATCACGCAATTGCTTGAAAGTGGTAAAGTTTCCACGATATCGGTTGTGACTTCTATGTTGGAACGATTGTTGAAAATACATGGTGGCAGTTATCATCCGAATGTACGAACCATTTTGCTGGGCGGCGGTCCTGCTAGTAAAACCGTTTTGGAAATTTGCAAACAGCGTGACATTCCCTTAGTGCAGTCATTTGGTATGACAGAAACAGCTTCACAAATCGTTACTTTGCCACCGAAAGATGCCTTAAATAAAATCGGTTCTTCAGGTAAAGCGTTATTTCCAGCAGAAGTGAAAATTGCGGATGACGGAGAAATTTTACTAAAAGGACCATCGATTACACCTGGATATTTACATAATAAAAAAGCGACAGAAGCTTCGTTTGTGGATGGTTGGTTCAAAACCGGTGATATCGGCTATTTGGATGAAGAAGGCTTTTTATTTGTGTTAGAGCGTCGTTCTGATTTGATTATTTCGGGAGGAGAGAACATTTATCCTACTGAAATAGAACATGTCATTTCCGAGTATGAGGGCGTGAAAGAAGTGGCTGTTGTCGGTAAAACTGACGATAAATGGGGGAGTGTTCCCGTCGCTTTTATCGTTGTCGCAGAAACATTTGATGAAGATGAATTACGCCGCATCTGCCAAACAAACTTAGCTAGTTATAAAATTCCTAAACAAATTACGATTGTCGAAAATCTACCTAAAACAGCATCTGGTAAAATTCAACGCAATAAATTAAAAGAAAGGCACTCTAAGTAA
- the menB gene encoding 1,4-dihydroxy-2-naphthoyl-CoA synthase: MSFNWQTEKVYEEIKYESYEGIAKITINRPEVHNAFTPKTVTEMIDAFNLARDNSNLGVIILTGEGEKAFCSGGDQKVRGHGGYVGDDQIPRLNVLDLQRLIRVIPKPVIAMVAGWSIGGGNVLQLVCDLTIAADNAKFGQTGPNVGSFDAGYGSGYLARVIGHKKAKEVWFMCRQYTADEALEMGWINTVVPVADLEKETVAWAKEMLQKSPTALRFIKAAFNADTDGLAGIQQLAGDATLLYYTTDEAKEGRDAFKEKRDPDFDQFPKFP; the protein is encoded by the coding sequence ATGAGTTTTAATTGGCAAACAGAAAAAGTATATGAGGAAATCAAATATGAAAGTTACGAAGGAATCGCGAAAATTACGATTAATCGTCCAGAAGTACATAATGCATTTACACCAAAAACAGTAACAGAGATGATTGATGCATTTAACTTAGCGCGTGATAATTCGAATCTTGGTGTGATTATTTTAACAGGGGAAGGCGAAAAAGCTTTCTGTTCTGGCGGAGACCAAAAAGTGCGCGGTCACGGTGGTTACGTTGGCGATGACCAAATCCCACGCTTAAACGTACTTGATTTACAACGTTTAATTCGTGTTATTCCAAAACCAGTTATCGCGATGGTTGCAGGCTGGTCCATTGGTGGGGGAAATGTGCTTCAATTAGTATGTGACTTAACAATTGCAGCAGATAATGCGAAATTTGGTCAAACAGGACCGAATGTTGGTAGTTTTGATGCTGGCTATGGTTCTGGCTATTTAGCACGTGTTATCGGACATAAGAAAGCGAAAGAAGTTTGGTTCATGTGCCGTCAATATACAGCGGACGAAGCACTTGAAATGGGCTGGATTAACACAGTTGTTCCAGTAGCAGATTTAGAAAAAGAAACAGTAGCATGGGCAAAAGAAATGCTACAAAAAAGTCCAACTGCCTTGCGTTTCATCAAAGCAGCTTTCAATGCGGATACAGATGGTTTAGCAGGTATTCAGCAATTAGCTGGTGACGCAACACTTCTATACTACACAACCGATGAAGCCAAAGAAGGTCGCGATGCCTTTAAAGAAAAACGTGATCCAGACTTTGACCAATTTCCAAAATTCCCTTGA
- the menH gene encoding 2-succinyl-6-hydroxy-2,4-cyclohexadiene-1-carboxylate synthase, whose translation MLVNGQHYHLTAAISGEKPALLMLHGFTGTSETFQDIISGLKERFNIIAPDLLGHGNTASPEEISSYTMENICEDLAGILHQLNISRCFVLGYSMGGRVATAFAATFPKRVRGLILVSSSPGLEQEDIRASRIEADNRLADWIEEEGLVPFVDYWENLALFASQKVLSPEMKRRIRSERLSQNSHGLAMSLRGMGTGKQLSYWNCLANFTFPVLLITGALDEKFEKIAQEMHQLLPNSTHVSIQEAGHAVYLEQPNSFSSQLNYWLEDILKEEEK comes from the coding sequence ATGCTAGTAAACGGTCAACATTATCACCTAACAGCTGCTATAAGTGGAGAAAAGCCAGCTTTACTGATGTTACATGGTTTTACTGGAACAAGCGAAACATTTCAAGATATTATTTCGGGTTTGAAAGAACGCTTTAATATTATTGCGCCAGATTTACTTGGGCACGGAAATACCGCAAGCCCAGAAGAAATATCGTCTTACACAATGGAAAATATTTGCGAGGATTTAGCTGGAATTTTACATCAATTAAATATCAGTAGATGTTTTGTTCTTGGCTATTCGATGGGCGGGCGGGTCGCGACTGCGTTTGCAGCAACCTTTCCAAAAAGGGTGCGTGGACTTATTTTAGTTAGTAGCTCTCCTGGCCTTGAACAAGAAGATATCCGCGCAAGTCGTATCGAGGCTGATAATCGTTTGGCAGACTGGATTGAAGAAGAGGGCTTGGTGCCTTTTGTGGACTACTGGGAAAATTTAGCTTTGTTTGCTTCACAAAAAGTTTTGTCTCCTGAAATGAAAAGAAGAATTAGGTCAGAACGGCTATCGCAAAACTCGCATGGTTTAGCAATGAGTCTACGTGGGATGGGGACCGGAAAACAACTATCTTACTGGAACTGTTTAGCAAACTTTACTTTTCCAGTGCTACTCATTACCGGTGCTTTAGATGAGAAGTTTGAAAAAATCGCGCAGGAAATGCATCAACTTTTACCAAATAGTACGCATGTTTCAATTCAAGAAGCGGGGCATGCAGTTTATTTAGAACAACCAAACAGCTTTTCAAGTCAGCTTAATTACTGGCTGGAAGATATTTTGAAGGAGGAAGAAAAATGA
- the menD gene encoding 2-succinyl-5-enolpyruvyl-6-hydroxy-3-cyclohexene-1-carboxylic-acid synthase, with product MTNHEQVLTDYLAAFIEELVQAGVKEAIISPGSRSTPLALMMAEHPILKIYVDVDERSAGFFALGLAKASKRPVVLLCTSGTAAANYFPAVAEANLSQIPLIVLTADRPHELRNVGAPQAMDQLHLYGSHVKDFTDMALPENSEEMLRYAKWHGSRAVDIAMKTPRGPVHLNFPLREPLVPILEPSPFTATGKKHHHVHIYYTHEVLDDSSIQKMVTECTGKKGVFVVGPIDKKELEQPMVDLAKKLGWPILADPLSGLRSYGALDEVVIDQYDAFLKEAEILDKLTPEVVIRFGSMPVSKPLKNWLEQLSDIRFYVVDPGAAWKDPIKAVTDMIHCDERFLLDIMQQNMPDDAKDAAWLSRWTSYNKVAREIVLAEMANTTILEEGKIVAELRRLLPDKAGLFIGNSMPIRDVDTYFSQIDKKIKMLANRGANGIDGVVSSALGASVVFQPMFLLIGDLSFYHDMNGLLMAKKYKMNLTIVIVNNDGGGIFSFLPQANEPKYFESLFGTSTELDFRFAAAFYDADYHEAKSVDELEEAIDKASYHKGLDIIEVKTNRHENKANHQALWAKIADALKALN from the coding sequence ATGACAAACCACGAACAAGTGCTGACAGATTATTTAGCTGCATTTATTGAGGAGCTTGTGCAAGCCGGGGTGAAAGAAGCGATTATTAGCCCGGGTTCACGTTCCACTCCGCTTGCACTGATGATGGCAGAGCATCCGATTTTGAAGATTTATGTGGATGTTGACGAACGCTCGGCTGGCTTTTTTGCTTTAGGCCTTGCGAAAGCATCGAAACGTCCAGTTGTTCTACTTTGTACTTCTGGAACTGCAGCGGCGAACTATTTCCCAGCAGTTGCTGAAGCCAATTTATCACAAATTCCATTAATTGTTTTAACTGCCGATCGCCCGCATGAGCTTCGAAATGTTGGAGCACCGCAAGCGATGGATCAGTTACATTTATATGGTTCACATGTCAAGGATTTTACGGATATGGCGCTTCCTGAAAACAGTGAAGAAATGCTTCGCTATGCAAAATGGCATGGAAGTCGCGCGGTGGATATTGCAATGAAAACCCCACGTGGCCCAGTGCACCTTAATTTCCCATTACGCGAACCGCTTGTACCGATTTTAGAACCTTCACCATTCACAGCTACCGGGAAAAAACATCATCACGTACATATTTATTATACACATGAAGTTTTAGACGATAGCTCGATTCAAAAAATGGTGACGGAATGCACTGGTAAAAAAGGCGTATTTGTTGTTGGACCAATTGATAAGAAAGAATTGGAGCAGCCAATGGTTGATTTAGCGAAAAAACTAGGTTGGCCGATTTTAGCTGATCCACTTTCTGGACTCCGTTCATACGGGGCGCTAGATGAAGTAGTGATTGACCAATATGATGCATTCTTAAAAGAAGCAGAGATTTTGGACAAATTAACACCAGAAGTAGTTATTCGTTTTGGAAGTATGCCAGTTTCTAAACCACTGAAAAACTGGTTAGAACAACTTTCAGATATTCGTTTTTATGTGGTGGATCCGGGTGCTGCTTGGAAAGATCCGATTAAAGCGGTAACGGACATGATTCACTGTGATGAACGATTCTTACTAGATATCATGCAACAAAATATGCCTGACGATGCGAAAGATGCAGCGTGGTTAAGTAGATGGACATCGTATAATAAAGTGGCACGCGAAATCGTTTTGGCTGAAATGGCGAACACAACCATTTTGGAAGAAGGAAAGATTGTTGCGGAATTGCGCCGCTTGTTGCCGGACAAAGCAGGGCTCTTTATAGGTAATAGTATGCCGATTCGTGATGTCGATACGTACTTTTCACAAATTGATAAGAAAATAAAAATGCTAGCAAATCGCGGGGCTAATGGTATTGATGGAGTTGTTTCTTCAGCGTTAGGTGCTAGTGTTGTCTTCCAACCAATGTTTTTATTGATTGGTGATTTGTCCTTTTATCATGATATGAACGGGTTACTTATGGCGAAAAAATATAAGATGAACCTAACGATTGTGATTGTTAATAATGATGGTGGCGGAATATTCTCGTTCCTACCTCAAGCAAATGAACCGAAGTATTTTGAATCATTGTTTGGTACTTCCACCGAACTTGATTTCCGTTTCGCAGCTGCTTTTTATGATGCGGATTATCATGAGGCGAAATCGGTTGACGAGCTAGAAGAAGCTATTGATAAAGCTAGTTATCACAAAGGATTAGACATTATTGAAGTGAAAACAAATCGTCATGAAAATAAAGCAAATCATCAAGCGCTTTGGGCTAAAATTGCGGACGCGTTGAAGGCATTAAATTAA
- a CDS encoding isochorismate synthase codes for MNTKLPLDLFNQAKRSASQDQPALFSWVTELDELVSPVKLFKKAGTAFKGERFFWQNPEMTLTMTGFGVTKQFLAEKKKDAFLGLQEKIEKRLRTSVTNATVDATGPVYFGGFAFDPERDTEKEWQSFKDGLFYLPLFMLTNKDGKSYLTVNLSIYSDDTESKLEAVFNQWQKIIHQEVNEAEMALLTDFKEIGKEHFLETASEIIDMINHSEDVKKVVLARRMGLRFQRQVDSAIILENMLATQENSYFFLIEKGTGVFFGATPERLLAVNGDEIHSSCVAGSTERGATEEADEALGNALLKDAKNLREHSYVVQMMEETLKPFTTGLSLSSQPVLLKNRDIQHLYMNITAKKKPDVSMLEMVKALHPTPALGGLPQKMGLAIIRMKEEMDRGFYGAPIGWVDLKGSGEFAVAIRSGLIVDSQGLIYAGCGIVGDSVPKEELQETAVKFQPMLRVLGGIKK; via the coding sequence ATGAATACTAAATTGCCTCTTGATTTATTTAATCAAGCGAAACGTAGCGCAAGCCAAGATCAACCGGCTCTATTTAGCTGGGTAACTGAGTTAGATGAATTAGTGTCTCCAGTCAAATTGTTTAAAAAAGCTGGTACGGCTTTTAAAGGTGAACGTTTTTTCTGGCAAAATCCAGAAATGACACTGACCATGACCGGTTTTGGTGTAACGAAACAATTTTTGGCGGAGAAGAAAAAAGATGCTTTTCTTGGACTGCAAGAGAAAATTGAGAAGAGACTGCGAACTAGTGTAACCAATGCAACCGTAGATGCAACTGGACCAGTTTACTTTGGTGGTTTTGCCTTTGATCCTGAGCGTGATACAGAGAAAGAATGGCAAAGTTTTAAAGATGGCTTGTTTTATTTACCATTATTTATGTTAACGAATAAAGATGGTAAAAGTTATTTAACTGTTAATTTGTCTATCTACTCCGATGATACGGAGAGCAAATTAGAAGCTGTTTTTAATCAATGGCAAAAAATCATTCATCAAGAGGTTAATGAAGCTGAAATGGCATTACTTACAGATTTTAAGGAGATTGGCAAAGAACATTTCCTAGAAACTGCGAGTGAAATTATCGATATGATTAATCATTCAGAAGATGTAAAAAAAGTTGTTCTGGCTAGACGAATGGGCTTGCGTTTCCAGCGCCAAGTAGATAGTGCCATTATTTTGGAAAATATGCTAGCAACACAAGAAAATAGTTATTTCTTCCTTATTGAAAAGGGAACAGGGGTCTTTTTCGGGGCAACTCCTGAAAGATTACTTGCGGTCAATGGGGATGAAATTCATTCGTCATGTGTAGCCGGTTCTACGGAGCGCGGCGCTACTGAAGAAGCGGACGAAGCACTAGGAAATGCTCTGTTAAAAGATGCGAAAAACTTGCGAGAGCATTCTTATGTAGTGCAAATGATGGAAGAAACATTAAAACCATTTACAACAGGATTGTCGTTATCTAGCCAACCAGTACTTCTGAAAAATCGTGATATTCAACATCTATATATGAATATTACCGCGAAGAAAAAACCAGATGTTTCCATGCTTGAAATGGTAAAAGCTCTTCATCCAACGCCAGCTCTTGGCGGTTTACCTCAAAAAATGGGATTAGCCATTATTCGGATGAAAGAAGAAATGGATCGTGGTTTCTACGGAGCACCGATTGGCTGGGTTGACTTAAAAGGTTCTGGTGAGTTTGCTGTGGCCATTCGATCAGGCTTAATTGTCGATTCGCAGGGGTTAATCTATGCTGGTTGCGGGATTGTTGGAGATTCAGTACCAAAAGAAGAATTACAAGAAACGGCAGTAAAATTCCAGCCGATGTTACGCGTATTAGGAGGCATAAAGAAATGA
- a CDS encoding 1,4-dihydroxy-2-naphthoate polyprenyltransferase yields MANASKSALTKQTGFQKWWTLLRPHTLVASFVPVFLGTSVAMSYTSFHFTRFIVMLIACFFIQTSANLFNEYFDYKKGQDDEHSVGNGGAIVRNGMRPGFILFLAIFLYILSILGGVYLSIELNWYVGLLGAICMLVGFLYTGGPYPIAYTPFGEIMAGFFMGGIITFISFYIQAEFISSFIVYVSIPVMVLVGNLLLANSIRDLVPDKKNGRLTLAILLGRKWATVLFAAAFLFSYVFEIALIFTQDAPWWTLLILLSLPEAIRAVRRFIGKTSPITMVPAMKSTSKALTIFGITLALAYLLSLLSRNLFM; encoded by the coding sequence ATGGCTAATGCCTCAAAATCTGCACTTACAAAACAAACTGGATTTCAAAAATGGTGGACATTACTTCGTCCTCATACACTTGTAGCCTCTTTCGTTCCAGTATTTCTTGGAACATCGGTCGCAATGAGCTACACCAGTTTTCATTTTACACGTTTTATCGTTATGCTCATTGCTTGTTTCTTTATACAAACATCCGCCAATTTATTCAATGAATATTTTGATTATAAAAAAGGACAAGATGATGAGCACTCGGTTGGAAATGGTGGTGCCATCGTCCGAAATGGTATGCGCCCAGGATTTATTTTATTCCTAGCAATTTTCTTATACATATTATCAATTCTCGGTGGTGTTTATTTATCCATTGAACTTAATTGGTATGTAGGATTACTTGGCGCAATATGTATGCTTGTTGGCTTTCTTTATACGGGAGGACCTTACCCTATTGCTTATACGCCGTTTGGTGAAATTATGGCAGGATTCTTTATGGGGGGAATTATTACTTTCATTTCCTTCTATATTCAAGCAGAATTTATTAGTTCGTTTATTGTATACGTATCGATTCCAGTAATGGTGCTCGTTGGTAACTTGCTACTTGCTAATAGTATTCGTGATTTAGTACCTGATAAGAAAAATGGTCGTTTAACCTTAGCTATCTTGCTAGGTCGCAAATGGGCAACCGTTTTATTCGCAGCTGCTTTTCTATTCAGTTACGTATTTGAAATCGCCCTTATTTTCACACAAGATGCTCCGTGGTGGACGCTTCTGATTTTACTTAGTTTGCCAGAAGCTATTCGAGCTGTGCGTCGTTTCATCGGTAAAACTTCGCCGATTACAATGGTCCCAGCCATGAAATCCACATCCAAAGCATTAACTATCTTCGGAATTACATTAGCCCTTGCTTACCTTTTAAGTCTATTATCGAGAAATTTATTCATGTAA